A single Amia ocellicauda isolate fAmiCal2 chromosome 9, fAmiCal2.hap1, whole genome shotgun sequence DNA region contains:
- the mmp15a gene encoding matrix metalloproteinase-15, protein MGPSRTCGTASPWKLNLVPLLVVLVCSGGACGAGDHAFNSESWLRMYGYLPPASKLMSTMRSAQILSGAIADMQRFYGLTVTGVLDHNTQIAMKKPRCGVPDKFGGQIKTNVRRKRFALTGHRWNKSQLTFSIQNYTPKIGEYDSYKAIRKAFQVWQSVTPLQFEEIPYHEVKYGRRKEPDIMIFFASGFHGDSSPFDGEGGFLAHAYFPGPGMGGDTHFDSDEPWTIGNGDLSGNDLFLVAVHELGHALGLEHSNNPMAIMAPFYQWMDTENFQLPEDDLRGVQQIYGPPDTSPRPTKSLPTVTPRRPAQPNPKPPNPPKTPPRNPDPGKPRTTDRPDHYGPNICDGNFDTVTVLRGEMFVFKGRWFWRVRRNRVLDNYPMPIGHFWRGLPGDIDAAYERHDGKFVFFKGSKFWLYREANLEPGYPQELTEYGQGIPYDKIETAIWWEPTGYTYFFNGDRYWRFNEQSRAVDKDYPKPNSVWGGIPPSPKGAFLSDDGAYTYFYKGTKYWKFDNQRMKIEPGYPKSILRDFMGCQVNLDPDQDTDKDVGRKWPEVDRPPFDPDAGRDGTNDVDYKDEDVDVVLKIDEYTRTMNIIMVTVPLILVLCILGLIYAIIKMQRKGAPKVLVHCKRSLQDWV, encoded by the exons ATGGGACCCTCGAGGACGTGCGGGACCGCGTCGCCCTGGAAACTGAATCTCGTGCCGTTGCTGGTGGTCCTGGTCTGCAGCGGCGGGGCGTGCGGGGCTGGGGACCACGCGTTCAACTCTGAG TCATGGCTACGGATGTATGGCTACCTCCCTCCAGCCAGCAAATTGATGTCCACGATGAGGTCAGCGCAGATCCTGTCCGGTGCAATTGCAGACATGCAGCGATTCTACGGCCTGACTGTCACTGGAGTGCTGGACCATAATACACAAAT TGCGATGAAAAAGCCCCGGTGTGGTGTCCCTGACAAATTCGGAGGCCAAATCAAAACGAATGTCCGTAGAAAGCGCTTTGCCCTGACAGGACACAGATGGAATAAAAGTCAACTGACCTTCAG CATCCAGAACTACACCCCGAAGATTGGCGAATACGATTCATACAAGGCAATCCGGAAAGCCTTCCAGGTGTGGCAGAGCGTGACACCGCTGCAATTCGAGGAGATCCCGTACCACGAGGTCAAGTACGGCCGTCGCAAGGAGCCCGACATCATGATCTTTTTTGCCTCCGGTTTCCATGGCGACAGCTCCCCTTTTGATGGCGAGGGGGGATTCCTGGCCCACGCCTACTTCCCAGGACCTGGCATGGGGGGGGACACGCACTTCGACTCAGACGAGCCCTGGACCATCGGCAATGGTGACCTTAGCG GAAATGACCTGTTTCTGGTGGCTGTTCATGAGCTGGGCCACGCACTGGGGCTGGAGCACTCCAACAACCCCATGGCTATCATGGCCCCATTCTACCAGTGGATGGACACAGAGAACTTCCAGCTGCCAGAGGATGACCTCAGAGGGGTCCAGCAGATCTATG GTCCCCCAGACACCAGTCCACGTCCCACCAAATCTCTGCCGACCGTCACGCCTCGCCGTCCTGCGCAGCCCAACCCCAAACCGCCAAACCCACCCAAAACTCCTCCACGTAACCCAGATCCAGGCAAACCCCGCACCACTGATCGCCCCGACCACTATGGCCCCAACATCTGCGATGGCAATTTCGACACTGTCACCGTTCTGAGAGGAGAGATGTTTGTCTTTAAG GGGCGCTGGTTTTGGAGGGTCCGTCGTAACCGAGTTCTGGACAACTACCCCATGCCTATTGGACACTTCTGGAGAGGGCTTCCTGGAGACATTGATGCTGCCTATGAAAGGCATGATGGGAAATTTGTCTTTTTCAAAG GAAGCAAGTTCTGGCTGTATCGGGAGGCTAATCTGGAACCAGGCTACCCACAGGAGCTGACAGAGTATGGTCAGGGCATCCCATATGACAAGATAGAGACAGCTATTTGGTGGGAACCTACAGGATACACGTATTTCTTTAATGGAGACAg GTACTGGCGTTTTAATGAGCAATCTCGTGCTGTGGACAAGGACTATCCCAAGCCAAACAGCGTGTGGGGCGGGATCCCTCCCTCTCCCAAGGGGGCTTTCCTGAGTGATGATGGAG CTTATACCTATTTCTACAAAGGAACCAAGTACTGGAAATTTGACAATCAGAGGATGAAGATTGAGCCTGGATATCCCAAATCTATCTTGCGGGACTTCATGGGCTGCCAAGTCAACCTTGACCCAGACCAAGACACCGACAAGGACGTGGGCCGCAAGTGGCCAGAGGTGGACCGTCCACCGTTCGACCCTGATGCAGGGCGAGACGGCACCAACGACGTGGATTACAAGGATGAGGACGTGGACGTTGTGCTTAAAATTGACGAATACACTCGTACCATGAACATCATCATGGTAACCGTGCCTCTGATCCTGGTGCTGTGCATTCTGGGACTGATTTACGCCATCATCAAGATGCAGAGGAAAGGGGCGCCTAAGGTGCTGGTCCACTGCAAACGTTCCCTGCAGGACTGGGTTTGA